Within Citrus sinensis cultivar Valencia sweet orange chromosome 1, DVS_A1.0, whole genome shotgun sequence, the genomic segment CAATTCTTACAGATAAAGCTCAGGCTTTAGCTATAAAAGAAGTTATGAAGGCATCTTTCGAAGCATTCCTCATGGTTTTGCTTGCTGGGGGAAGTTCCCGGGTCTTTTATCGTTCCGATCATGAGATGATTGAGGAGGATTTTGACAGCTTGAAGAGGGTCTTCTGCACATGTGGTGAAGGATTGATAGTTGAAGATGTGGTGGATCGCGAGGCTGAGACCGTCGACGGGGTGATAGGGTTGATGGGGCAACAAACTGAACAACTAATAGAAGATTTCACAATTCTTTCCTGTGAAACAAGTGGCATAGGAGTTGTAGGCACAGGTCAAAAGCTACCAATGCCACCAACAACAGGAAGGTGGAACAGAGCGGACCCTAACACCATACTTAGGGTATTGTGTCACAGGAACGACCGAGCTGCAAACCAGTTTCTGAAGAAATCTTTCCAGCTAGCAAAGAGGAGATGATGATAAACCTTGTCTTGTACATTTGAAGCAGAGAGAGTAAATTTGTGATTAATAAGAGTATTGATCACTTCTAGCCATGTAACTGAAAATGGAACTTGCAGATACCACAAGGGGTTCTTGTATCTAAATTCTGTTCACTCAAATTGTATATGAAGATGTTGCTGAGGGTTGACAGAGCTTTGTAGTCTTTTTggacttcaatttttttctttttttccctagCACTAGGCATTGTTTGATCTTAGTGTGAATCTTCTTGGAGTATTTTATCATAGAGAGTGTGCATAATATATCttcactaataatttttttctttttattttcaatcgTTGTTTATCCTGTCTACAGGATGAATATTATTAGAATCCAAAACTCACATTGAATATTTCAGAATCCAAAACTCACAttgaatatatatagaatCAAAGACttgcattaaatattttctgaaACAAAAACTGACATTGTTGTCTATTGAGCTATTACTTTGTGATTAGAAGAGAACTCACAGTGAAATCCATTTATATTAGTCAATCATTTTTAATGTGCCATTCATAGTTTTGTTCAAAGTAGTGCTGGTTtaatggtttttatttttatagattttCAAGATTTTCCCTCAAATTTCAACTCTCCAATAAAGTCACTATTGAAACAAATACTTGAAATCCTTCATACGACTCTATACCAAATCCCATTTCTTTCGAAATTTCATCTGTGTGAACATTACATTTTCTTTACatactttttcttcttttttgagCTACAATATTAATGTGACTGGTGTGAAGGAAATTTAACACATAGTGCTGTGTCAAACAATCAACACCAAAGTAAAATTATCAGTTAAATCTCTATATTAGCCTTACCAGAAACCGAGCTTCAGTTCTGATTCTGTGTGAATCAATTCTATCTAATCAGCCAGGCACAGTTGCTTCCTGTGCAGATGCCCTTGATCTCATCACTTTCAACTCTTCAGTGAGCACCTCCATTGAATCCGAAACTTCAGCCTTGTACACATAGAACTTTGCcacaaccaagaagaaaacaaagttCAAGACATTCAATATAGCGAAAAAGGCATAGTAATAGTCCAAATGAGAAACATTAAGGTTGTTTAGAATCCATCCTTTGTGCCCATGCCTTTTGGTTATGTTAGAAACCGTTGAAAGCAGAAAGGTACTAAAGAAATTTCCAACTCCTAAAGTAGtcattgaataagaagttcCAAGACTCTTCATGTTCTCTGGTGCCTGATCATAAAAGAACTCAATCTTCGCTACCTCCAAGAATGCATCAGCTGTTCCCATAAGCACAAATTGAGGAAGCAAAACGAATATCGTTAAAGGAACCTGCTGTCCTTTTTCAACTATACTATGGTCCTTGGCCACACTTAGTCTATATCTCTCTGTAAAAGAAGCAATAaccataattataatatgaatgACTAGGCCAATTCCCATTCTTTGAAGAAGAGTGATCCCTCTAGGATTCTTAGTCCACCTTCGCATAATCTTGACAAAGTATCGATCATATAAGACGACACAAATAAGCATTGATAAGGTTACAAATCCTATTAAACTTGCAGGGGGGATCTTGAAGCTGCTACCAATAGCTCTATCAAGGGTAGTGCCTTGCTTTACAAAAAGGGTGTTGATTTGAGCAAGCATTGTACTGGGAACAAACGTGGCAACCAAGATTGGGATCATTGCTAACATTTGCTTGGTTTCCTCTACTTGAGTCACTGAGCATAACATCCATGGATTTGTTGAACTTGTTTTGACTGCAGCTTTGTTAAAGAACCTGCACGCAAGAATAGACATGAAGATACAATTAAACATGCCTTGAGTCTGCCACATATTCAATGGgcccaatatatatatataagcaaCTATGACACTAACCTCAAATTTTGGGTGGAGTCAATCATGTACTTCCATTTTTGTGCATAATCTTCCAAGTCAAGTTCATAAAGTTCTTTAGGGTTAGTAGGGAGAGGCACATTCCATTTTCTTATGGCAGCAACAATGACCTTTGCCATCCTTGTGAATGGGCTTCCTGTGGGCTTCTTGTGCCTGTAGAAGGGTGTGCCAGCGAAGAAAATCGCAATGGATATAGAAAGACCGAGTGTCGGAAGCCCATAACCCAAGGTCCAGCCCATATTGTCTTGTATGTAGACAAGCACTGTATTGGCAAAGAGTGCCCCAAAGAAGATGCTGAACATCCACCAGTTGAAGAAGGAGAGCTTATGGGCCTTCTCCTTGGGCTCAAATTCATCGAATTGGTCCGCGCCAATTGTCGAGATGTTGGGCTTGGTTCCTCCGGTTCCCACAGCCAGCGTGTAGAGTGCAGCAAAGAAGATGCCTAATTGTAATGTCGAAGCCTTCTTACAGTCTTGACTGTTAATATCTTTGCATGCAGGAGGTTTCAACCCAGGTAATGATACTGATAATGTCAGCACAATCATCCCCTGTactagaaaaaagaaaatatagaattaaaaaatcattaaaaagaatacaaaaaaaattatatgtctTTAATATACAATACGCCCACTTGGCTTGATGGTCTGGTTTTTCGATCTTTAACTAGTCAACAAAGAGCTAGCGAAAAGCTGCGAGGAGTAAGAAAGTGCAACAGAGGGGGTTACAGTACATAAGGATGTGGATGTAGGAGTGAGaaatgggggggggggggggaacaCAAAAGTGAGGGAAGAATtaatacaaaaagaaaaatcagaaatGGCAATATGCCTTGGTTTAAAAAAAGCGAGAAATTTTGAGCGGGAAAGAATGAAATCAAAGGGGCTTTGGAAGATAGAGAGGACCAACAGAAAACAAGCATGGGCCTAGCCCAAATGGAATCGGAAGTTTAAGACGCAGAAAATGAGCTGAGAATGGATAAACAAAAGCGCAAAAGAAAGAATTGGAAATTCCAAGCCCGAAATATGAAAGGAATCGAAGACAAAATGAAGGGGCCTACAAACTTAGAAATGCCCATTAGCTTAATGAATTGGGAAAGCCCAAGGgcaaaaaagagtaaaataagTAGCCCATAGAAGTTTGAATTTTCACAACAGGTACAAAGATATAGTGCAACAACTACAAAGCTAATCTTTGA encodes:
- the LOC102617912 gene encoding protein NRT1/ PTR FAMILY 5.2-like isoform X4 encodes the protein MIVLTLSVSLPGLKPPACKDINSQDCKKASTLQLGIFFAALYTLAVGTGGTKPNISTIGADQFDEFEPKEKAHKLSFFNWWMFSIFFGALFANTVLVYIQDNMGWTLGYGLPTLGLSISIAIFFAGTPFYRHKKPTGSPFTRMAKVIVAAIRKWNVPLPTNPKELYELDLEDYAQKWKYMIDSTQNLRFFNKAAVKTSSTNPWMLCSVTQVEETKQMLAMIPILVATFVPSTMLAQINTLFVKQGTTLDRAIGSSFKIPPASLIGFVTLSMLICVVLYDRYFVKIMRRWTKNPRGITLLQRMGIGLVIHIIIMVIASFTERYRLSVAKDHSIVEKGQQVPLTIFVLLPQFVLMGTADAFLEVAKIEFFYDQAPENMKSLGTSYSMTTLGVGNFFSTFLLSTVSNITKRHGHKGWILNNLNVSHLDYYYAFFAILNVLNFVFFLVVAKFYVYKAEVSDSMEVLTEELKVMRSRASAQEATVPG
- the LOC102617912 gene encoding protein NRT1/ PTR FAMILY 5.2-like isoform X3; its protein translation is MEGNIDDYTQDGTVDLKGNPVRRSKRGGWRACSFVVAYEVFERMAYHGISSNLVLYLTNKLHQGTVKSANNVTNWVGTIWVTPIVGAYVADAHLGRYWTFAIASCIYLMGMIVLTLSVSLPGLKPPACKDINSQDCKKASTLQLGIFFAALYTLAVGTGGTKPNISTIGADQFDEFEPKEKAHKLSFFNWWMFSIFFGALFANTVLVYIQDNMGWTLGYGLPTLGLSISIAIFFAGTPFYRHKKPTGSPFTRMAKVIVAAIRKWNVPLPTNPKELYELDLEDYAQKWKYMIDSTQNLRFFNKAAVKTSSTNPWMLCSVTQVEETKQMLAMIPILVATFVPSTMLAQINTLFVKQGTTLDRAIGSSFKIPPASLIGFVTLSMLICVVLYDRYFVKIMRRWTKNPRGITLLQRMGIGLVIHIIIMVIASFTERYRLSVAKDHSIVEKGQQVPLTIFVLLPQFVLMGTADAFLEVAKIEFFYDQAPENMKSLGTSYSMTTLGVGNFFSTFLLSTVSNITKRHGHKGWILNNLNVSHLDYYYAFFAILNVLNFVFFLVVAKFYVYKAEVSDSMEVLTEELKVMRSRASAQEATVPG